The Limnospira fusiformis SAG 85.79 genomic interval TGTTTTTCAGTTTCCGACAGGCGATCGTACTGTTGCCGTAAAATACACTTCACATCTTCCGGCAACAATAAAGTATCATTTTTCAAAATATCGGGGACAAACCCGCCCAACTCTTGAATCTGGCTGGCGAGACTTTTCACCCAGAACGGATTTCCATCATAGCAGTCAATCAGTGGGGAATTTTCATCAATTTCTGTCAATCCGTAATCTTGGAGAATCTTTCGAGTCGTGGCGATATCTAACCCGGTGAGTTGTAGCGTCCGCAGCGGGCTATTTTGCTTGGCACTGGGGGGGAGTTCAATGGAGGGTTCCCAACCGATGAGTAAAACGCAGCTTTGATGGGATAAGTTCTCAACTTGCTTAAAAAAGGATTGATAGTCTTGGCACTCGGCTTGATATTTGCCCGCCAACTCTCCCGAAACAAACAAATTGTGAAGGTCATCTAAAACTAGCAAACAGCGATATTGTTGTAAATAATGAATGACGAATAAAGGCTCTGAGGTGAGGTGGAAAGAGCGATCGGTTGGCGATTTTGAGAAAAACTTTAGCAGGCGATTTTGCCAGTCTGAAAAGGTGGGAGGCGACGCTAGGCTACACCAGAAAACGGACTCGAACTCATCTTTGATTTGCTGCACCAGTTGGGAGACTAAGGCGGTTTTGCCGATGCCACTCATGCCTGTGATTGCTATGAGGCGACAGCGTTCGTTTAGAATCCAATCACTCAGGGTTTCCAGTTCGAGGGTGCGATCGTAAAAAACACCCAAATCCGGCATCTCGCTTAACTCTTGACTGCATACCTCTCGATTGGGTGGGTGTCGGTTTGGTATATCCGGCGGGTGTCTTCCCTCCCC includes:
- a CDS encoding NB-ARC domain-containing protein, whose product is MNLKEMLNIADRIVFAKTGHHLDDLQEAVLRGTLERETYQRIAKEYDYSESSVRNAGSQLWHILSEELGEEVNKSNFRSAMERFQFSLFSNVVPDHVQVGSLNFCGEGRHPPDIPNRHPPNREVCSQELSEMPDLGVFYDRTLELETLSDWILNERCRLIAITGMSGIGKTALVSQLVQQIKDEFESVFWCSLASPPTFSDWQNRLLKFFSKSPTDRSFHLTSEPLFVIHYLQQYRCLLVLDDLHNLFVSGELAGKYQAECQDYQSFFKQVENLSHQSCVLLIGWEPSIELPPSAKQNSPLRTLQLTGLDIATTRKILQDYGLTEIDENSPLIDCYDGNPFWVKSLASQIQELGGFVPDILKNDTLLLPEDVKCILRQQYDRLSETEKQVMVLLARESEPISLGGLLEMAIMPPADCLNSIQSLLRRCWLEKPDNLYRLPKAIKQYIIHHLI